The Archocentrus centrarchus isolate MPI-CPG fArcCen1 chromosome 5, fArcCen1, whole genome shotgun sequence genome contains the following window.
tgagatgagtccgaccactgtggtgtcgtcagcaaatttgacgatgaggttgttattgtgggccggactgcagtcatgggtgtagaggcagtacaggagggggctcagcacacagccctgtggggagccagtgctcagtgtgcgggtggaggagagatgggggccaagtctcacagtctggggccggttggttaagaagtccttgatccaggaacatgtgagaggggggaggcccagggtgtgcagtttggtggtgagaatgtccgggatgattgtgttgaacgcttagctgtaatccacaaagagcatgcgggcatagctctgctgctgctccaagtggctcaacacagagtggagagctacagcgatggcgtcctctgtggatctgtttgcacgatatgcaaactgatgggtgtcgaaagtggggggcagatggtctttgatgtgctggagaaccagcctctcaaagcacttcatgattaccggtgtgagggccacagggcggtaatcatttaggctggttacagatgaccttttgggcacggggatgattgtggctgtttttaggcagggggggatgactgcttgggccagggagaggttgaaaatcctggtgagaatcagggtgagctggtgggcacacgctctgatcaccttgccaggtactccgtctggtccagcagccttcctggggttcactgtcaggagcacgcgccgtacctcatgctcctggacagtgagtggggtgcagcctggtgggggaggtgggggggggggggggggggggggcaggactggagcagatgggtggtcctgaggcatctcaaagcgagcaaagaaacagtttagttcctctgctagtgacacactcaggtctcctgcagtcacatcacagcctctgaagtttgtgatgttctgaatgccctgccacaacctcccgtgtgttattgctggacagatgggactctcttctcctcctgtagtccgtcttggcttttttaattcctcttttcaggtcagctcgagcagcactgtacagagctctgttgcctgacctgaaggcagcatcacgggttttgaggagtgaacggacctggctgttcatccagggtttctggttagggaaaacccggatgtttttgctaacagtcacatttccgatacagaacttaatgtagtccagtacgtccctgtgaatgtttctaggtcctcgtgttcgaataagtcccagtctgtgtatgcaaagcagtcctgtaggtcggaaagtgcgttttcaggccaggttgtaatggtttttacagtaggcctggctctccgtctgaggggggtgtatgctggggtgagcagcagggaaagatggtcggactggccgaggtgggggaggggtttggctctgtaagcgtgcttaatgttggagtaaacatggtcaagagtgttctcccctcttgtagaacatttgacatgttggtggaatttcgggagtacagtctttaagttggccttgttaaagtctcccgcgataataagaacaccgttggggtggacccgctgctgttcgttaatggcgttcagcaggagagagagcgccatgctgacgttagcatcgggagctatatacacagctgtgacgatcactactgttagctctctgggtagaaaaaaaggccgacatcttacagacatgtactcgaggtctggggaacaatgttaatattattaataatatggggaacaatttaattttgtgacagggcgggacaagttaggaaaacatccaatcaaatgcacagttgtacaaatttgctctaaacccggaaGACCAAACAagtctgtgatttgtctttacttctgatagaactaagttatgtaaaaggtgtcagcagggagaaagaaaagagccgATATACGTATGGCAGACCgtttatggcaggccgttttaacataaaatccaagcataaaaaatccaaacataaaaaacaagatatcttgaattaactttatgactagtcataatttaattgtagatatctgaaatgtgagtttcagatagtcagtaattcattgaagatatcttgaattgaagccgccaaacaaatgaatggtaaatctgacgtcatttcgaCTAGTCAAAACATAATTAGAGATATTTCAATTTACTAATacttactagtcagaatgtaattgcggatatcttaaattaccattctggatagtcaaaatgtagttttgtccaGTCAAAATGCAATTTCAGATATGTGGAATGTAAGTGAggtgaatcggattttatgttaaaatggcctgccataagtttagcgtttgtgtttagagaaactctccacaccgcggtggattagcctttcctaatcttagtcctgaacactgccctgtacctttcagagcgtgtcctgctgtaaaacgctcgtataaTCTCactaaggtggtgttaatgatcaggtgtgtgggaagcaggtgaaacgctaatgttaatattattaataatattccataacttttaataaatatttaattttgtgtaagtgtgtataatgactaattcaaaggaactgaagaaaaagcatttacattttacaccctttgtTTTAGTCAactaaatcaactgtagatttagtcgactattattcttacgataattcatctactaaaactagactaaaactattcagatgactaaattatgacttaaactaaattacattttcatcacaggactatgactaaaactaaatcaaaaattGCTGTCAAAAATATCACTGGTGGTTGATATTTTCTTGGGAAActctgggccccttagtacctaCTGAGCATTTGTTTAATGCCAtagcctgagtattgttgctgaccacacAGTGTCCTAGTATATCCTTTGATGGCTGTTTGATCTAGTATTAGTGAGGTATGTCTAGGGGCCTCTGAGTTTGATCAGTAGGTTGGTTCATGGTGCAGATAATCAGTAGGTGCAGTCTTAAACTTAACAGTTGAAAGTCAGGTGTATTCAATTCAACAATTAAATGTTGCTCTTAAcaagataataataatgatcGAATATATTTTACAACATTTGCGCTTTGCCTTGGCTTAAAATACTACTTCACCATAGAACGTATTCGTTATTTTAGTCTTTTACGCCTTTAACTGCACACAGCATGTCATAAACTAAACTTAAGCTAACATTGTAGtttgggagaaaaaaacagcttttctattcaagatatctcaaacgtcattctgactagtcagaatgttaatttaagatatcttaaatagaaaatCTGTCTAATTCTAGATAGTGCTTCTCTAAGGTAAGAACTGTAAATTATTCTGTCAAATATTCTTCATTCATGACCTTACCTGTTCAGGTAAAATTACCTTGGTACACTCTTAAcccaaattagttgagtttactagaaaatcgcgtggaaactcgttgccttaaaccattctagtttttacacaaagatgaaactaaacatgtttagtagtctttactaaaattgattagctcatataaatttcttccTATTTATGAGAGCTAATCCattttagtaaatactactaaacatgtttgatacattgtactaaggttctaagttaacacaactaaacatgtttagtttcatctttgtgtaaaaactagaatggtttaaggcaacgagtttccacgcgattttctagtaaactcaactaatttggattaagagtgaaaattacttttaagctaaactgtaagcaaataagcaatttaacatttaaagctatttatattttgttaatatgattaataacatttcctcttaccctcttcctattaccctttttatgttcaagttgtattgaatgtaacactaaattgtaaagagaataaatcaaatacatttcaatattccaatattttattttttgcagaatacttacgcaaaaagacaattttaactATAGTTTGTCATCATGCTTTTCACAAGTATAAAAAGTATCAAAACAGtagccattcaaaaaaaagtttgccatCCAAAAGGCAAGTAAAAATAGGCATATGTGCTTGAACTCAATTCTAACATGTTTAGAGGAGgaatacaaatgcagcagcattcaacaaaaatatttgcatccttTTGGAAAAACTGGACACCTTAAAATAGGACACAATCTCCAACTTGGAAAATGCACAGATCAACTATGTTTAAGGGaaaattttgcatgttttatgtaaatgtacagtctgtgttgttagtaaatgtaatcaactgaagcaataaattcctgtgctgctattgactgaaaaaacctgtaaaataagcggtaatgttgctgttgaggaggaattacattattttgaatttactgcttcaaatgactacatttaccatcaacacaaactggacatttatatgaaaagtgctgaattttcctttaactgtATCAACTAAATATTACTATGGAGCCCTGAGCATACACGTCTAAATCCTGTTTTGTAGAGTACAAGTGGCCTGACATTGATGTGTCTTAtaacactgtaaactgaacattacaaactttcttaagaaataaaagttgaggcagtactgctgcactgaactgcattaGATAATGCAGATGGAGTTGATAAAGTTGCTCAAGTATATTTTCAACCCCCTGACTGTTCACTGACAACAACACACAAGACATTTCTTTACAtcgcaagctggtttttcaatgTTTGTAACTTTGGTTTTAGTTCAACGTGGCCCAGCTCAAGAAATATCTGTTGGATGAACTGGAACGTGAACTTCATAGAAATGGGGTAACTGAGATGCATTGCATATGCAAGTCCAAAGAGAAGACACATAGCTTTTGGCAGGTCTTGAATGTTGTCCATCACCACTTCTCCCTCAATGACAATTTTTAGTGAGGCTGGACTGAGATGCAGGGAGGATGAGGGCACAGCACCTTCAGGTTGAACGAGGAGGATCCCAATGTCAATGTTGCAGAAAGAGTCATCGTCATCTGAGTCCTTTATAAATGACAAGAGCACAACAATGATATTTCAGTGACatcaataattgataaaaagaaataacttcCACAATCAAATTGAAATTTCTGTCATATCATCTGTTTTATCATactatgcagccctagtttccTAGTGTAAATGTTGAATGAGTTGGAGCTCCACAAAAGAACATCTATCTAGCATCTTCATGTGCTAGTGCTAAGTGGAACAATACCTTATCCtttgaattatttaaaactatgctcaCAAGTTTTCTTTAATCACTGGAactgccatctgttttcccacgtctgtctgtctatgcccaaatcctgacatgaacccaacacagcatagcataagatataaattaagataaaaaaaaactatcccttTAAAGTGGGTTGCATGAGGTGCTTACAGATGCATCAGCATATTTACCTACAGTAGATGGTGGTCAGCCTTTCCCCactttggagaagcagcaggtggATCAATGTAGGTAGATAAGCAATTACTGCTGCAGcttgtatttttagataagtcaaaaaatttatatcagttttaGTGGACGCATACTattttcagcatctcaaactgctgtccAACGGACCTATCTGACTAGAAAATTAAGTTACAGCACTCTCTTCATGCCAACCAAATGCCATAGGAAAAATTAGTAATTTTACCTCATAGAACACAAGAGTTGTTAGTCTAGCATGTCCTTGATCCTTAAATGTGTACTACTGTGTGAGTTTAGTGAACTCAAACCAACcaaataataacacaatcgAACAGACTGAGGCAGCAGTAGAAGAGCCGTTCCTCTGTTCAGCAAAGTAAACAGATTTTGTCTATGAAGTTTGGCAGGAGAAATCTTTATACAACttatataaaagtaattttatgtcaGAGGTCTGACTGACAgtaatgcagtgaaaatattctatgtatagtgtacatttcactgatctagattttttaggtggctaaaataatgttgttagaaacactgatcacagcagtatatTGCTTAGTTTCCTACACCAGTACCTCTGCTGCTTTTCCAAACAGGGGCCATGTCAAATGGCACTTAATGCAAGTAATACACTGACTTTGGATAAATAGGTCAtacaacacagctgcaaaacattattgcaaagtaaatattaaagaatttaaagtatttcaaagACCCATGAGAACCATGTATAAGAGTGAAAATTCAAGATTGAGTTGTTATTGTTCCTTTAGGTAGTctttaagtaaaattacttacaaaggctggtttgtagaagtctgtggggTTGTCACCAAGGATAACAGGAagtcctctgagcaccagtgtTCGAATATCAGTTGGCTCTGCAGTCTTTTGGgcagtaaaatgacaaaaataagcaaGTAACTAAGCACAATTGATTGTATTAAACAATATAAAGTCCCCACACCTTCTTAAGCATCGTTATTACGAATGTACAATATATCGGCATTAACATCGGTATCAGCCAATATTAGTCATTTGTTAACATGTGAGTATTGGTCCgataaataaaactgggtcAATATTAACAACCCATATCTATTTCCATCTTCTTGACGGGCAGGGGAGGAGGTTGGTCATGTGGTATTTGTTTGGTCATGTGACAGCGATGCAGCGCAAGATTGTGAGGAGTTCATCTGAAGCAGAGAATCAATGTCAGCGgtgggattgttttgttttttccaaggtgTCGAAAGGgtagtgaaatatatatattgtatacattATCAGTTATCTGCCATAACAGCAATATTAATATCGGGTATCGATATCAtcccacattttaatatcagtgcatccctaaTGGTAATCAAGGACTTTTGAAGGCACATTCcctaaaatttaagaaatacatGGCTCATGGTTAATTAACCCACTGTTACAACACTGAGAAGAACTAGCAGGTTTTACTGAAGTTCTCTGAAGGTTTTAGTGAAGTTCAGAAACTCAGCCTTGTTTTTCCATCCCtaaattcaaaatcttttaatcatttcaacaaTCTATGGGAAGCATGAAAATGAACACAGTTGGACTTAAAGCCAAGTCATTACATGAGCTGTTGCACACAATGCAAGTGCATAATAGGACCAACCTTTGTTTGTTGGGAAAGCTGTGTCAACATTTGGCCAATGTTCCCTCTCTTGGATCGAAAAATCTCGATAAGACGAGGACTGTGCCGATCAATGCTCTCATAGAATTCCTGTTTGAGATTCTTGCCAACAATCCTGTTGAACTCCATGCATAcctgcaaaatacagaaaatgctccaATATTACATCTTTACAGCTAATAACTGAAGGTGGAAGCACCAGAGTGAGGCCAGCAATAAAAATTGCACAggtgtggacatggtcagctgtaaaacacaaagccCCCTTCAACTCACTCACTTTACACTTTAAATTTGGggatatttcagttattctagTCAAACGTCTTTGACAAAAACTTTGTACCGCGCACAACACAGGAGTTGCTTTTCTACTGCCCTGATTGTTTGTGGTATTGTGTTACTTTTGTGTAGCAGACCATTGCTACATATAAACAGACTATTAATATTTTGcgtcaaattatatatttttgttggcaaGTAACCTTTTAATAAGCAGGATAGCGTACTGTGAACAGGGAATTAATAGATGATAAACCTCTTCAGAATAATCTGAAATCAGAGTTCTGCATCAGGGTGTTGGGATTGATTTCACAATAATGACTAACTCAATATACAATATTCCTTACCAAAAAAGATAAAGGCAGCTGTAGATAGCAACTCCCATGTCCTGCAtggtaaaattactttttttgctgacagtgggaatggctaacagataaatatttttaggttttataaaggcagtttcctaagagaaacacagacacatatttaaaaaaaagttctcattaTCTTAATCATGAATGAACTAACCTGATCTTCTGTGAAAAGAGCAGGCCAACGTTCCACCATCTCACATACAGCAGGTTCTGACTCCaccacctcttttcttctcaatGCAAATGTCAGATCCATCTTCTCTTTCACAAGCTGTCCATTTGGTGttctcttctgcatttcattaacCAAGTCTTTGTGGGCACCCTCAAGGGCTACCTGATTAAATCCCTCTGGAAAGTTGGGTAAGAAGTTGATCTCGCCTTTCTTGATGTTCTTGTTGGCTGGTTCTCCTTCAGTTGAATGCCCTCCTCATTTCCCTGCATTTACTGCTACATCAAGGCACCCTGATCTTCTGCgctttgttctgtaattagccattttaaattttagactaTTTTTCCAGCCACTACAGCGACTGGTTGAGCCTCGCTCCTGGAGAGAGGGGTGCTTGCTTATGAGGGCTTGTGCAACactttcaaactgagcattatttgGGTATGCTGTGCAACTATACATGCTCTCTGCCAATCTTTCAAGAATCTcatgtttcagctcttttgttaCTTTCAGGTGCGTACCATCACGAAGAAACTGATGATCTGCTTGCCTAAGTCTATATGctacatcaacagaaaaatctggGATATCAAAACAATCTGGCCACTGTTTCTGTCGCTCCTGCGAGGATGTAGAGAGGATCTCTGTATCTGCTACACTGGGTGTGCCACTCAAGATTTCTTCAGATGTTGAGACAGATACCAACTCAAGTAGAGGGATGAccttgactgttggtttttcaggaAGATCTTCGATATCTGTCAGATTGCACACttcataattgaattcaggatcTTGGTACTGGAGACTGAAGTTAAAATTAAGTCCCAGTGATCTTTAAGCTTGCCtatcaaatcctccactgtaGTGGGTCTCGTATTCAGAACAACCTTTCTTATATCCGTCTCTGTGAAAATTACTCTCAAGGTCATCTTCTggtgtgctgccatcttggaaataaaaaaaatagcttattagaaatatatacacaaagacatagatattcagtttaacataaggcttatcaaaaaagatacaaaattacCAATTAGGCTTACATTTAGACTCTATCTAGAGCAATGCTAGGACTGACAACACTTGTGGTTTCTCAACACAGAATATAACGAGTGAGTGTCACTACTGAATTTTCTCCAAATCTGTATGctgacagagggaaaacatcATTCAGCTCTTTTAGTTCCACCACACATAAAGAGGGATTTGTGCTGCCACAGAGTTCAAATGATCTGACATGTTCATGGTACCATGCCATCATTGTATTGCAGACAAACaagatctctgtgtttattgcCACAATCTGCTTGATCTGTTTGAAATTTGGGGAGGCCTGAACATGAACCAACAGAGTATCATATCAGCATAATATCTAATTCCATCTACAGAGACTGATGATGCAACCATAACCTTTGTAAGTTGGGGTACTCTATTGCAGAAAACTTGTTGGACATTCTCGGGGAAAGATGTGATCAGTGCTGTGGTAACCTTGTCCAGCTCAACTGAGGGCTTGAAAAACGAACTTGTGTCCAAACAGTAAGCcatcattttctgatgctttacaGCCAGTGTAAGTGCCACATGTCTGAAGTTGTGTGCATTACGAATGACCCGCTTGAAGAATTTATGTTTTCCCTCGAAACGCATTGTCCAGACATCTGACAGTGGGCCAAATGCCTTAATCATCTCAGGATAATGCATAATGAAGTGGTGTTTTGGACGCAATTTGAAATTTGGGAATGTAGTTTGCAacagttctctgtgttctgacactttgcattcaaAGAAATGTATAGACTCTTCAGTGTGCCTTGTTGCTACAGCCAATTCAACAATATCTTTAAGGAGCATCAGAACGTTCCAGGCATCGTCCCCCTTCAGGCACTTTATGGCCAATGAGAAGTGGGAGCAACCTGATTAGAGCCCAGTTCTCATGGCCATTTCCACCTATGGTCCCTTTGGTAGAGAAGCCTTGGGCAATAGGCTGAGGCTGGtcagttttgtcatgaaaagcaTATGCAAAAGATGTGATAGCATGGTTCagtgtttctaatgtgaaatatttcttagaaatcagttctgaaatgcagagtgatAACTCAACAGGAACAACCCCTTCAAAAAAGTCGTGTAGGATGTCAGGGGGATAGccatgaacaacatgaaagtgctCCAGACTGTCAGTTAGTACACATCGTCCCTTTACACCATACTGTTTTGCCAAAGTGGgatcctgctgtacctcctgtacctgtttgttgtgaatgtcTGCAGTTCGGGGTTCAAAAGAGCCTGAGCTTACCTCCTTGTCTTGGATCTCACTCATCGTTGCCATGCAGAACCTGCAGAACTTGTCCACTCCAAAGCTCTCAAAGAATCCTGCAAAAGAATGAGCAGCCAAGTTATCAGCAGCCACATACAACACTGTGCCTTTGACACATGCTCCCAACTTC
Protein-coding sequences here:
- the LOC115780952 gene encoding uncharacterized protein LOC115780952; protein product: MQKRTPNGQLVKEKMDLTFALRRKEVVESEPAVCEMVERWPALFTEDQVCMEFNRIVGKNLKQEFYESIDRHSPRLIEIFRSKRGNIGQMLTQLSQQTKTAEPTDIRTLVLRGLPVILGDNPTDFYKPAFDSDDDDSFCNIDIGILLVQPEGAVPSSSLHLSPASLKIVIEGEVVMDNIQDLPKAMCLLFGLAYAMHLSYPISMKFTFQFIQQIFLELGHVELKPKLQTLKNQLAM